The region TCTCTGTTCCGAAAATTCTTAGGCTCAGGCAGCCTCTTCCGTTAGTTTTACTTTGTAGCCCAGATGCTCAAGTCTTTTTGCATGGTATCGACGAATTCGGTCTCGGTGAAGGCGTTCAAAGTAATCGGCGCCAAGATCACAAAACGGTTTAGTGGTTTTCAGCACGTGATAGGCAACGGTGAGAATCGAATGTGCCAAGGCAATCAGTGCTTTCTTTTT is a window of Terriglobia bacterium DNA encoding:
- a CDS encoding IS110 family transposase, whose product is KKKALIALAHSILTVAYHVLKTTKPFCDLGADYFERLHRDRIRRYHAKRLEHLGYKVKLTEEAA